One genomic window of Macrobrachium rosenbergii isolate ZJJX-2024 chromosome 51, ASM4041242v1, whole genome shotgun sequence includes the following:
- the LOC136833433 gene encoding polyhomeotic-like protein 2 isoform X2 encodes MMSEIKEPSQDHTQQPQEQSQQQQQQQQQQTQQEQPPPPQPPPPPPTPIHPQHTITTLVPMQAAATAQPIVPQGSPQVGQQQAVPQATMTQVMQQGPQPAHSPHAVATSMTPQSPQFYVQASLASGMQPAPPAIAPAPGPQTSTTTVSALHQPLQHHLPQTIAHPGVSPSPMPQFSPQVQVIQGGIPGGSYLQQVYQNAQGQLIMPSNLTLQPAPGMNATPIQPNTLNGLNQPIQVIAAATGKPFQGQIAPHMLTATTGKTGVLQAGGQAGYSPAAIPTTGSQTLVIGQLPVGVISSQQHNILPAHSATHKSADMQKAISWATQSTLHSPALLAQNQPIFIRGAQPGQENVFISNPQPQTMHVPNSMMPPLQSMQQGPQAQKPRSGMEMPANIQPKAPTMRPTILPSNSPQIRPGASVSTQTAGQQLAPGHMPAPRAQNKLRGKSGTNRTSPAIAGTTQIASAQVTQNTVAVAATVAAAVTATPTAVAVNAGTQVMQQQAAVTPVTITNPPTAVSTQNKISQAPSMQVITNMTQTKPGGPMAPPTAPLPPAGQPPPGLPPLVRAPATKTQQANVAAIPQVTVAATPPTLIPSSTLQTPTQVQPITSQAPTTSPSPVLATTTMPPPQVTAVTSVSTPLQPPSLAPAVATVTSTPNTIQPKQEVKQDPPPKKITPIAPITAPTVAPVSTAVTPVSQPQPQAQQAPPTLTTLNGTPPSSESGEVSDKPLQPTVNGTAHPVVPQPAATGPPKAMVKPQVLTHVIEGFVIHEASEPFPVRSSSLLTEIPKPRPPNYTNTIPVAAVTSSAQSPIGGQAEKENLPDDEANRKKGNDLTATSPKGDTAKCEFCGKTDLRSKFKRSKRFCSTSCAKRYNVGCSKRIGLFKNPDEPPSKRLREDGTLEDVESTPTAEPEENQDSKCMLMETGEMTEEEDGLSTPESPTKSQRVDILKWTVKDVVDFIQNLPGCKEYAEDFALQEIDGQALMLLKADHLMSAMSMKLGPALKICAKIESMRGDRKET; translated from the exons ATGATGAGTGAGATCAAGGAGCCGTCTCAGGATCATACTCAACAGCCACAGGAACAGtcgcagcagcaacagcagcagcagcagcaacagacaCAGCAGGAACAGCCTCCTCCTCCACagcctccaccacctcctccaactCCCATTCATCCACAGCATACGATTACGACCCTCGTCCCTATGCAGGCAGCTGCCACGGCTCAGCCCATAGTGCCTCAGGGCTCGCCACAG GTCGGTCAGCAGCAGGCGGTGCCCCAAGCGACTATGACCCAGGTTATGCAGCAGGGGCCGCAGCCGGCCCATTCGCCCCATGCAGTAGCCACCAGCATGACACCACAGTCACCACAG TTCTATGTGCAAGCGTCTTTAGCCTCCGGGATGCAACCAGCACCTCCAGCCATTGCTCCAGCTCCCGGGCCTCAGACAAGTACCACTACTGTTTCGGCCTTGCACCAGCCCCTTCAACACCATCTGCCTCAAACCATTGCTCACCCTGGGGTCTCACCCTCTCCCATGCCACAG TTTTCCCCTCAGGTACAGGTAATTCAAGGTGGAATACCTGGAGGATCTTACCTACAACAGGTCTACCAGAATGCACAAGGACAGCTTATTATGCCCAGTAATTTGACTTTGCAACCAGCACCTGGCATGAATGCCACACCTATTCAACCAAATACTTTGAATGGATTAAATCAACCCATTCAG GTAATAGCAGCCGCCACGGGAAAGCCTTTCCAAGGCCAAATAGCTCCTCACATGCTGACAGCAACCACAGGAAAAACTGGAGTTCTTCAAGCTGGTGGCCAAGCTG GATATTCTCCTGCAGCCATACCCACAACTGGAAGTCAGACATTGGTTATTGGCCAATTGCCTGTGGGTGTTATTAGCAGTCAACAACACAATATTCTTCCAGCTCATTCTGCAACTCATAAATCAGCAGATATGCAAAAG GCAATTTCTTGGGCAACTCAAAGTACTCTTCATTCACCAGCACTTCTGGCTCAGAATCAACCTATTTTTATTCGAGGTGCTCAGCCAGGacaagaaaatgtatttatttcaaatcCTCAGCCACAGACAATGCATGTCCCAAATT CCATGATGCCACCACTGCAGTCTATGCAGCAAGGACCACAGGCACAGAAGCCTCGGTCTGGAATGGAAATGCCTGCTAACATACAACCTAAGGCTCCAACTATGCGTCCAACAATCCTTCCCTCCAACTCTCCTCAGATTCGTCCAGGTGCATCAGTCTCAACACAGACAGCGGGTCAGCAGTTGGCTCCAGGTCACATGCCTGCTCCAAGAGCTCAA AACAAGTTGAGAGGCAAAAGTGGAACCAACCGCACTTCACCAGCAATTGCTGGAACTACTCAAATAGCCTCTGCACAAGTAACCCAAAATACAGTAGCAGTTGCTGCAACTGTTGCAGCTGCAGTGACTGCAACACCAACAGCAGTAGCAGTGAATGCTGGAACTCAAGTGATGCAGCAACAGGCTGCAGTCACTCCAGTGACAATAACAAACCCACCAACTGCTGTCTCAACTCAGAATAAAATTTCCCAAGCTCCATCTATGCAAGTCATCACTAATATGACACAAACTAA ACCTGGAGGCCCAATGGCACCACCTACTGCACCTCTTCCTCCAGCTGGACAGCCACCTCCAGGTTTACCACCACTGGTACGAGCTCCAGCAACTAAAACACAGCAAGCTAATGTTGCTGCTATTCCTCAAGTTACTGTGGCAGCTACCCCTCCAACGCTAATACCAAGTTCAACTCTACAAACTCCAACCCAAGTACAACCCATTACTTCACAAGCTCCAACAACATCTCCCTCCCCAGTTCTTGCCACCACAACAATGCCACCTCCACAGGTGACTGCAGTTACTTCAGTTTCAACACCACTTCAACCACCTTCTCTTGCTCCAGCTGTAGCAACTGTTACTTCAACACCAAATACAATCCAACCTAAACAAGAAGTTAAGCAAGATCCTCCACCAAAAAAAATTACCCCAATAGCACCTATAACTGCACCAACTGTTGCTCCTGTGTCCACTGCTGTAACACCTGTCAGTCAGCCTCAGCCACAGGCTCAGCAAGCTCCACCAACTCTTACAACATTAAATGGTACCCCTCCGTCTAGTGAGAGTGGTGAAG TGAGTGATAAACCTCTGCAGCCCACTGTAAATGGAACTGCCCATCCAGTTGTGCCTCAACCTGCAGCAACTGGACCTCCAAAGGCCATGGTGAAACCACAAGTTCTTACTCATGTAATTGAAGGCTTTGTAATTCATGAAG CTTCTGAACCGTTTCCTGTCAGGAGCTCATCATTATTAACAGAGATTCCCAAACCAAGACCACCCAACTACACCAATACAATTCCTGTAGCAGCTGTTACTTCTTCTGCACAGTCACCAATTGGAGGACAAGCAGAAAAGGAAAACCTACCAGATGATGAGGCCAATA GAAAGAAAGGTAATGACCTGACTGCTACTTCACCCAAAGGAGATACAGCTAAATGTGAATTTTGTGGAAAGACTGATTTACGCTCTAAATTCAAGAGGTCAAAGAGATTTTGCAGTACATCCTGTGCCAAAAG GTACAATGTTGGTTGCTCAAAAAGGATAGGACTTTTCAAGAATCCTGATGAACCTCCTAGTAAACGGTTACGTGAAGATGGAACTTTGGAAGATGTGGAATCTACTCCAACTGCAGAGCCAGAAGAAAACCAAGATTCTAAGTGCATGCTTATGGAAACTGGAGAAATGACTGAGGAGGAGGATGGGTTATCTACACCTGAGTCACCTACGAAGTCTCAAAGAGTGGACATTTTAAAATGGACG gTGAAAGACGTAGTGGATTTCATACAGAACCTTCCTGGTTGCAAGGAATATGCAGAAGATTTTGCACTTCAAGAAATTGATGGTCAAGCTCTGATGCTGTTAAAAGCAGATCATTTAATGTCTGCCATGTCAATGAAACTTGGCCCAGCTTTGAAAATTTGTGCTAAAATTGAATCTATGAGAGGCGACAGAAAAGAGACTTGA
- the LOC136833433 gene encoding polyhomeotic-like protein 2 isoform X4, with amino-acid sequence MMSEIKEPSQDHTQQPQEQSQQQQQQQQQQTQQEQPPPPQPPPPPPTPIHPQHTITTLVPMQAAATAQPIVPQGSPQVGQQQAVPQATMTQVMQQGPQPAHSPHAVATSMTPQSPQFYVQASLASGMQPAPPAIAPAPGPQTSTTTVSALHQPLQHHLPQTIAHPGVSPSPMPQFSPQVQVIQGGIPGGSYLQQVYQNAQGQLIMPSNLTLQPAPGMNATPIQPNTLNGLNQPIQVIAAATGKPFQGQIAPHMLTATTGKTGVLQAGGQAGYSPAAIPTTGSQTLVIGQLPVGVISSQQHNILPAHSATHKSADMQKAISWATQSTLHSPALLAQNQPIFIRGAQPGQENVFISNPQPQTMHVPNSMMPPLQSMQQGPQAQKPRSGMEMPANIQPKAPTMRPTILPSNSPQIRPGASVSTQTAGQQLAPGHMPAPRAQNKLRGKSGTNRTSPAIAGTTQIASAQVTQNTVAVAATVAAAVTATPTAVAVNAGTQVMQQQAAVTPVTITNPPTAVSTQNKISQAPSMQVITNMTQTKPGGPMAPPTAPLPPAGQPPPGLPPLVRAPATKTQQANVAAIPQVTVAATPPTLIPSSTLQTPTQVQPITSQAPTTSPSPVLATTTMPPPQVTAVTSVSTPLQPPSLAPAVATVTSTPNTIQPKQEVKQDPPPKKITPIAPITAPTVAPVSTAVTPVSQPQPQAQQAPPTLTTLNGTPPSSESGEVSDKPLQPTVNGTAHPVVPQPAATGPPKAMVKPQVLTHVIEGFVIHEASEPFPVRSSSLLTEIPKPRPPNYTNTIPVAAVTSSAQSPIGGQAEKENLPDDEANRKKGNDLTATSPKGDTAKCEFCGKTDLRSKFKRSKRFCSTSCAKRIGLFKNPDEPPSKRLREDGTLEDVESTPTAEPEENQDSKCMLMETGEMTEEEDGLSTPESPTKSQRVDILKWTVKDVVDFIQNLPGCKEYAEDFALQEIDGQALMLLKADHLMSAMSMKLGPALKICAKIESMRGDRKET; translated from the exons ATGATGAGTGAGATCAAGGAGCCGTCTCAGGATCATACTCAACAGCCACAGGAACAGtcgcagcagcaacagcagcagcagcagcaacagacaCAGCAGGAACAGCCTCCTCCTCCACagcctccaccacctcctccaactCCCATTCATCCACAGCATACGATTACGACCCTCGTCCCTATGCAGGCAGCTGCCACGGCTCAGCCCATAGTGCCTCAGGGCTCGCCACAG GTCGGTCAGCAGCAGGCGGTGCCCCAAGCGACTATGACCCAGGTTATGCAGCAGGGGCCGCAGCCGGCCCATTCGCCCCATGCAGTAGCCACCAGCATGACACCACAGTCACCACAG TTCTATGTGCAAGCGTCTTTAGCCTCCGGGATGCAACCAGCACCTCCAGCCATTGCTCCAGCTCCCGGGCCTCAGACAAGTACCACTACTGTTTCGGCCTTGCACCAGCCCCTTCAACACCATCTGCCTCAAACCATTGCTCACCCTGGGGTCTCACCCTCTCCCATGCCACAG TTTTCCCCTCAGGTACAGGTAATTCAAGGTGGAATACCTGGAGGATCTTACCTACAACAGGTCTACCAGAATGCACAAGGACAGCTTATTATGCCCAGTAATTTGACTTTGCAACCAGCACCTGGCATGAATGCCACACCTATTCAACCAAATACTTTGAATGGATTAAATCAACCCATTCAG GTAATAGCAGCCGCCACGGGAAAGCCTTTCCAAGGCCAAATAGCTCCTCACATGCTGACAGCAACCACAGGAAAAACTGGAGTTCTTCAAGCTGGTGGCCAAGCTG GATATTCTCCTGCAGCCATACCCACAACTGGAAGTCAGACATTGGTTATTGGCCAATTGCCTGTGGGTGTTATTAGCAGTCAACAACACAATATTCTTCCAGCTCATTCTGCAACTCATAAATCAGCAGATATGCAAAAG GCAATTTCTTGGGCAACTCAAAGTACTCTTCATTCACCAGCACTTCTGGCTCAGAATCAACCTATTTTTATTCGAGGTGCTCAGCCAGGacaagaaaatgtatttatttcaaatcCTCAGCCACAGACAATGCATGTCCCAAATT CCATGATGCCACCACTGCAGTCTATGCAGCAAGGACCACAGGCACAGAAGCCTCGGTCTGGAATGGAAATGCCTGCTAACATACAACCTAAGGCTCCAACTATGCGTCCAACAATCCTTCCCTCCAACTCTCCTCAGATTCGTCCAGGTGCATCAGTCTCAACACAGACAGCGGGTCAGCAGTTGGCTCCAGGTCACATGCCTGCTCCAAGAGCTCAA AACAAGTTGAGAGGCAAAAGTGGAACCAACCGCACTTCACCAGCAATTGCTGGAACTACTCAAATAGCCTCTGCACAAGTAACCCAAAATACAGTAGCAGTTGCTGCAACTGTTGCAGCTGCAGTGACTGCAACACCAACAGCAGTAGCAGTGAATGCTGGAACTCAAGTGATGCAGCAACAGGCTGCAGTCACTCCAGTGACAATAACAAACCCACCAACTGCTGTCTCAACTCAGAATAAAATTTCCCAAGCTCCATCTATGCAAGTCATCACTAATATGACACAAACTAA ACCTGGAGGCCCAATGGCACCACCTACTGCACCTCTTCCTCCAGCTGGACAGCCACCTCCAGGTTTACCACCACTGGTACGAGCTCCAGCAACTAAAACACAGCAAGCTAATGTTGCTGCTATTCCTCAAGTTACTGTGGCAGCTACCCCTCCAACGCTAATACCAAGTTCAACTCTACAAACTCCAACCCAAGTACAACCCATTACTTCACAAGCTCCAACAACATCTCCCTCCCCAGTTCTTGCCACCACAACAATGCCACCTCCACAGGTGACTGCAGTTACTTCAGTTTCAACACCACTTCAACCACCTTCTCTTGCTCCAGCTGTAGCAACTGTTACTTCAACACCAAATACAATCCAACCTAAACAAGAAGTTAAGCAAGATCCTCCACCAAAAAAAATTACCCCAATAGCACCTATAACTGCACCAACTGTTGCTCCTGTGTCCACTGCTGTAACACCTGTCAGTCAGCCTCAGCCACAGGCTCAGCAAGCTCCACCAACTCTTACAACATTAAATGGTACCCCTCCGTCTAGTGAGAGTGGTGAAG TGAGTGATAAACCTCTGCAGCCCACTGTAAATGGAACTGCCCATCCAGTTGTGCCTCAACCTGCAGCAACTGGACCTCCAAAGGCCATGGTGAAACCACAAGTTCTTACTCATGTAATTGAAGGCTTTGTAATTCATGAAG CTTCTGAACCGTTTCCTGTCAGGAGCTCATCATTATTAACAGAGATTCCCAAACCAAGACCACCCAACTACACCAATACAATTCCTGTAGCAGCTGTTACTTCTTCTGCACAGTCACCAATTGGAGGACAAGCAGAAAAGGAAAACCTACCAGATGATGAGGCCAATA GAAAGAAAGGTAATGACCTGACTGCTACTTCACCCAAAGGAGATACAGCTAAATGTGAATTTTGTGGAAAGACTGATTTACGCTCTAAATTCAAGAGGTCAAAGAGATTTTGCAGTACATCCTGTGCCAAAAG GATAGGACTTTTCAAGAATCCTGATGAACCTCCTAGTAAACGGTTACGTGAAGATGGAACTTTGGAAGATGTGGAATCTACTCCAACTGCAGAGCCAGAAGAAAACCAAGATTCTAAGTGCATGCTTATGGAAACTGGAGAAATGACTGAGGAGGAGGATGGGTTATCTACACCTGAGTCACCTACGAAGTCTCAAAGAGTGGACATTTTAAAATGGACG gTGAAAGACGTAGTGGATTTCATACAGAACCTTCCTGGTTGCAAGGAATATGCAGAAGATTTTGCACTTCAAGAAATTGATGGTCAAGCTCTGATGCTGTTAAAAGCAGATCATTTAATGTCTGCCATGTCAATGAAACTTGGCCCAGCTTTGAAAATTTGTGCTAAAATTGAATCTATGAGAGGCGACAGAAAAGAGACTTGA
- the LOC136833433 gene encoding polyhomeotic-like protein 2 isoform X6, whose amino-acid sequence MMSEIKEPSQDHTQQPQEQSQQQQQQQQQQTQQEQPPPPQPPPPPPTPIHPQHTITTLVPMQAAATAQPIVPQGSPQVGQQQAVPQATMTQVMQQGPQPAHSPHAVATSMTPQSPQFYVQASLASGMQPAPPAIAPAPGPQTSTTTVSALHQPLQHHLPQTIAHPGVSPSPMPQFSPQVQVIQGGIPGGSYLQQVYQNAQGQLIMPSNLTLQPAPGMNATPIQPNTLNGLNQPIQVIAAATGKPFQGQIAPHMLTATTGKTGVLQAGGQAGYSPAAIPTTGSQTLVIGQLPVGVISSQQHNILPAHSATHKSADMQKAISWATQSTLHSPALLAQNQPIFIRGAQPGQENVFISNPQPQTMHVPNSMMPPLQSMQQGPQAQKPRSGMEMPANIQPKAPTMRPTILPSNSPQIRPGASVSTQTAGQQLAPGHMPAPRAQNKLRGKSGTNRTSPAIAGTTQIASAQVTQNTVAVAATVAAAVTATPTAVAVNAGTQVMQQQAAVTPVTITNPPTAVSTQNKISQAPSMQVITNMTQTKPGGPMAPPTAPLPPAGQPPPGLPPLVRAPATKTQQANVAAIPQVTVAATPPTLIPSSTLQTPTQVQPITSQAPTTSPSPVLATTTMPPPQVTAVTSVSTPLQPPSLAPAVATVTSTPNTIQPKQEVKQDPPPKKITPIAPITAPTVAPVSTAVTPVSQPQPQAQQAPPTLTTLNGTPPSSESGEVSDKPLQPTVNGTAHPVVPQPAATGPPKAMVKPQVLTHVIEGFVIHEGKKGNDLTATSPKGDTAKCEFCGKTDLRSKFKRSKRFCSTSCAKRYNVGCSKRIGLFKNPDEPPSKRLREDGTLEDVESTPTAEPEENQDSKCMLMETGEMTEEEDGLSTPESPTKSQRVDILKWTVKDVVDFIQNLPGCKEYAEDFALQEIDGQALMLLKADHLMSAMSMKLGPALKICAKIESMRGDRKET is encoded by the exons ATGATGAGTGAGATCAAGGAGCCGTCTCAGGATCATACTCAACAGCCACAGGAACAGtcgcagcagcaacagcagcagcagcagcaacagacaCAGCAGGAACAGCCTCCTCCTCCACagcctccaccacctcctccaactCCCATTCATCCACAGCATACGATTACGACCCTCGTCCCTATGCAGGCAGCTGCCACGGCTCAGCCCATAGTGCCTCAGGGCTCGCCACAG GTCGGTCAGCAGCAGGCGGTGCCCCAAGCGACTATGACCCAGGTTATGCAGCAGGGGCCGCAGCCGGCCCATTCGCCCCATGCAGTAGCCACCAGCATGACACCACAGTCACCACAG TTCTATGTGCAAGCGTCTTTAGCCTCCGGGATGCAACCAGCACCTCCAGCCATTGCTCCAGCTCCCGGGCCTCAGACAAGTACCACTACTGTTTCGGCCTTGCACCAGCCCCTTCAACACCATCTGCCTCAAACCATTGCTCACCCTGGGGTCTCACCCTCTCCCATGCCACAG TTTTCCCCTCAGGTACAGGTAATTCAAGGTGGAATACCTGGAGGATCTTACCTACAACAGGTCTACCAGAATGCACAAGGACAGCTTATTATGCCCAGTAATTTGACTTTGCAACCAGCACCTGGCATGAATGCCACACCTATTCAACCAAATACTTTGAATGGATTAAATCAACCCATTCAG GTAATAGCAGCCGCCACGGGAAAGCCTTTCCAAGGCCAAATAGCTCCTCACATGCTGACAGCAACCACAGGAAAAACTGGAGTTCTTCAAGCTGGTGGCCAAGCTG GATATTCTCCTGCAGCCATACCCACAACTGGAAGTCAGACATTGGTTATTGGCCAATTGCCTGTGGGTGTTATTAGCAGTCAACAACACAATATTCTTCCAGCTCATTCTGCAACTCATAAATCAGCAGATATGCAAAAG GCAATTTCTTGGGCAACTCAAAGTACTCTTCATTCACCAGCACTTCTGGCTCAGAATCAACCTATTTTTATTCGAGGTGCTCAGCCAGGacaagaaaatgtatttatttcaaatcCTCAGCCACAGACAATGCATGTCCCAAATT CCATGATGCCACCACTGCAGTCTATGCAGCAAGGACCACAGGCACAGAAGCCTCGGTCTGGAATGGAAATGCCTGCTAACATACAACCTAAGGCTCCAACTATGCGTCCAACAATCCTTCCCTCCAACTCTCCTCAGATTCGTCCAGGTGCATCAGTCTCAACACAGACAGCGGGTCAGCAGTTGGCTCCAGGTCACATGCCTGCTCCAAGAGCTCAA AACAAGTTGAGAGGCAAAAGTGGAACCAACCGCACTTCACCAGCAATTGCTGGAACTACTCAAATAGCCTCTGCACAAGTAACCCAAAATACAGTAGCAGTTGCTGCAACTGTTGCAGCTGCAGTGACTGCAACACCAACAGCAGTAGCAGTGAATGCTGGAACTCAAGTGATGCAGCAACAGGCTGCAGTCACTCCAGTGACAATAACAAACCCACCAACTGCTGTCTCAACTCAGAATAAAATTTCCCAAGCTCCATCTATGCAAGTCATCACTAATATGACACAAACTAA ACCTGGAGGCCCAATGGCACCACCTACTGCACCTCTTCCTCCAGCTGGACAGCCACCTCCAGGTTTACCACCACTGGTACGAGCTCCAGCAACTAAAACACAGCAAGCTAATGTTGCTGCTATTCCTCAAGTTACTGTGGCAGCTACCCCTCCAACGCTAATACCAAGTTCAACTCTACAAACTCCAACCCAAGTACAACCCATTACTTCACAAGCTCCAACAACATCTCCCTCCCCAGTTCTTGCCACCACAACAATGCCACCTCCACAGGTGACTGCAGTTACTTCAGTTTCAACACCACTTCAACCACCTTCTCTTGCTCCAGCTGTAGCAACTGTTACTTCAACACCAAATACAATCCAACCTAAACAAGAAGTTAAGCAAGATCCTCCACCAAAAAAAATTACCCCAATAGCACCTATAACTGCACCAACTGTTGCTCCTGTGTCCACTGCTGTAACACCTGTCAGTCAGCCTCAGCCACAGGCTCAGCAAGCTCCACCAACTCTTACAACATTAAATGGTACCCCTCCGTCTAGTGAGAGTGGTGAAG TGAGTGATAAACCTCTGCAGCCCACTGTAAATGGAACTGCCCATCCAGTTGTGCCTCAACCTGCAGCAACTGGACCTCCAAAGGCCATGGTGAAACCACAAGTTCTTACTCATGTAATTGAAGGCTTTGTAATTCATGAAG GAAAGAAAGGTAATGACCTGACTGCTACTTCACCCAAAGGAGATACAGCTAAATGTGAATTTTGTGGAAAGACTGATTTACGCTCTAAATTCAAGAGGTCAAAGAGATTTTGCAGTACATCCTGTGCCAAAAG GTACAATGTTGGTTGCTCAAAAAGGATAGGACTTTTCAAGAATCCTGATGAACCTCCTAGTAAACGGTTACGTGAAGATGGAACTTTGGAAGATGTGGAATCTACTCCAACTGCAGAGCCAGAAGAAAACCAAGATTCTAAGTGCATGCTTATGGAAACTGGAGAAATGACTGAGGAGGAGGATGGGTTATCTACACCTGAGTCACCTACGAAGTCTCAAAGAGTGGACATTTTAAAATGGACG gTGAAAGACGTAGTGGATTTCATACAGAACCTTCCTGGTTGCAAGGAATATGCAGAAGATTTTGCACTTCAAGAAATTGATGGTCAAGCTCTGATGCTGTTAAAAGCAGATCATTTAATGTCTGCCATGTCAATGAAACTTGGCCCAGCTTTGAAAATTTGTGCTAAAATTGAATCTATGAGAGGCGACAGAAAAGAGACTTGA